The Bradysia coprophila strain Holo2 chromosome III, BU_Bcop_v1, whole genome shotgun sequence region AGTTCAACATATTCGTCCAATTGCTCTTGTGATAATATACTTTTGGATCCACCCATATCGgtctttgaatgaaaatatattcaaattagagacgttttagatttattttgtatttgattCACTCTGTATGATAACCTCTCGGGTACAGCAAATATTTCGCTTTAATAAATTGCCTTCAATTAAGTGTAGGAATAGCCAAATTAATAACGTGTATCGCTTAGATAACGTCGatttcaattatatttttttacgaCAGAAAATGATAAGATTACAAACGTATGAGTTTGTCAATGAATGACTTCTTTGTTGGTGAGACtggaaaacaaaatatttttaaaacagTACGACACCTTCAACTGAAATGAATCAACTCTACGTATCGATCGTATACCAATTTCACGTCGATATATGGAAGTGTTAGAAGGTATAAGGTTCAGAAAGGTGAATTAGAAATAGGTAAATGTATTCCGAAAACGGATAAATACATTAAATGACGATAAGTGAGAAGTTCTAACCAGAGTTTGCTTAGCAAATGtttctgttgttgttattgaagcgaaagattttgcatcaagtCAAGTGTGATAGGCTTTAGAAGAAGAATATATATTTGATGATTAAAGAGCTGCCTGTCGTCTCTATAAGACTTACGAGGTAACAGGAAAATTCAGATGCAAAGTCAGAGAATAATATTGACACAACAATAAAATCTAAGATTGATCACGTTTGAGCTGAAGCTGATCGTATTTACAGAAACTAAAATAGGTTCGCCGAGCTGCTCAGTTATATTAACGGTTAGGTCACACATTTCACGATGTGTCTTAAGGCCAACACACAGTGTCAGTTGTGAATATATTTATTGCTATTGTTAAAAACCGGTTTTTATCTATTTTAGGTGaattaaacaatagaaatatcgtATTCCCGATGACACTAGATGCTAGTCTGTGTTGGCCGTTACATAGTAAATTTTTACTCCTCCAACTTAACGAAGTATAATTTGTTGAATGAGATGGAAGATGAGGAATAATTGGTGGAAAATTGTAATGAAATGTTCGTTTTGGCATAGTTCTAGTATGAAAGTTTGACTGTGTGAAGAAGGCTATAATAATCCTAgtagtcaaaataacaattcacGCCGCacagtgttccaaaacgttactgccacattcataaatctatttttgacatcagtacgtcactttgcgacccctttatgtccggaattaccctacagtaacagtagactttcgaaaaaccaagaaaaatttttgttggttttttgggttttggagcccattttccccgtgaggggtttgtaaattttccatgttaaatataaaaatcctaaggacgttgcaacttgcattgagacacctcaagcatactccttatggtattttctatgttcccgaACCTACCTGCTCACCAATCGCTGTAAAACAGATCTCttattccacattttcatcaataaccaaaaaaattcaaaaaagcctcatgaaataaaatcgttgtctCTAACATTTCTGCAGTAGTAAGTGAAGGCGAGAGGCAggggaacatagaaaataccataaggagtatgcttgaggtgtctcaatgcaagttgcaacgtccttaggatttttatatttaacatggaaaatttacaaacccctcacggggaaaatgggctccaaacccaaaaaaccaacaaaaatttttcttggtttttcgaaagtctactgttactgtagggtaattccggacataaaggggtcgcaaagtgacgtactgatgtcaaaaatagatttatgaatgtggcagtaacgttttggaacactgtgcgccgtaagtgcggtcgaaattcaaaaatcttctcacgcaagtctttctaactcagcgtcattttcatacaacaaaacgttgaaatgtatttttcagcaatgaaagtagataagtaggtatggccagtccatacgagtcggagcacatacggatttgcatggcgccacctcaaacgaactcatttctagtggaaatttgcactagaaatgagttcgtttgaggtggcgccatgcaaatccgtatgtgctccggctagaacaaatttgaacgtttggccatacctatccatttactttcattgtttttcagttcaatttttcatcgaatcgttcacttgaaattcaaattttaggcacacttacggcatGAATATCTGGACAAACAtttatagtacattacgtccgtgggtccaaatttttatttttacggGAGGAGACGTTATAGCCTTCGACTCGCACGCCGGCATGACCCAATGTATGGTTTTTCCGTTTCAACTGTTGAAGCTCGATTTGCATGGCCAAATGTATGGTCTTTCCGTTTTAACTGTTAAAGCTATATGATGAACAAAAATCGGACACATATATTAATGATTTATATAAGGTCTGctataatctactattactcaGGATCTATTATAAGTGAACTCATTtaccaaatttactgaaatttaccaaacatttaccaaatttttggtaaattcagtaatttttcagtaaatattggaaatttttggtaaattagtaccaataataggccctTACTCAACCGATGAAAAATTACCGCAGATGTATTGTCAAGTTAGAATCGGAATGGTTTCGTAATAACATTATAAAATCGGCAAGGAGCTCTGACTGATGTGATTTCTAGTTacaattttcacgaattttctcaaaaagatAGACTTccgataaaatttttctgatCCGTGGAAAGTAAATCAAATCACTCTCTTACCTTCTCTCACTCTCTGACAAAAGATCTTTCTTTTCATCACAGTTCACAATTCAATGAGCTGTGGCTATGTTTAACGTATCAAAAGGTTAGAGCCATTGCAGCATTAGGGATTTTTCAGTTATAGTCGCATGGCCTAATACCGAATTTACTGAACTTTGCCAAAAATTTACCTCTtggtaaattcagtaaattttcggtaaatattGTTTACCTTTCGGTGAATTTTACTAAAGGTAGATGAGTTgagttgaaaatactttgatccaTGAGAAGTTGCACCCACTGGGCAATTGTGACTGGGCAATTCAGACTGGTCTcttaaaaccaataattccGGTTACGAATTCCAACTTCCgaggaggtgcgggaaaaccaGAGATGTCGAAAtagacaattttttcttgttttctcgCCAATACCTACTGTAGTATGTGCAAACCCAGTTttcttaaaaacattttcgtctcgtttataactttttatttgataTATCGAACACCATTTTTGAGCGAAAGTATTCAGAGATATGATTAAAAAACTAGTGAAAAACATgcaaaacaagcaaaacacGCTGACGAGACGAATcacaatatttaaattttagaaaaatctgGGTGACCGATCAGTAGCTATTGGCGAGAATAGAGTCAAAACTGCgtgttttggttgtttttgCTACTTTTCCTGCTTTCCGTACCTTCCTAATGATGAAGTCATGCTTGTCACAACTAATCATGTTTCTAATTACTGCTCGTAGCCGGTATTCTTACTTCTTCTATATTTTGATTGCGTAAGAGGATTCAAGGGATCATTCATATCAGACGATGAATCAGCAAACAATCCGAGCGATTTCGATTACAAAGAAAGTtaagtttttatttccattgtatgcttcattaacaaaataaaacttaaaatatgaaaatcagtCTGAGTCTATCAAAACACTAAACATCTGTCTACGACTaaaaactaatattttttattattaaagtAAATGTGATTTTGAGATTCTAGTTTCTGAATTCCTTACATCACTAAGACAATCTTTTGAATGagagacacaaaaaaaaacgtaaccAAATACACTAATGCTGTTCtggcattttttttcttcttgtcgGTGTTCTTGTTTTACACATTATACTTTAGTATTAATTAGCTCTTTGGCACTAACATTGTACTTAAAAAGAAATCCGTCTGCGAAACATGGCAAACAATATGTTCACACGGCCATTCCCGACGTTCCATTTTTAATGTCCAACGTATGGACTTTCTCCTTGGTCGTATTGAGCGATCcagaattgttattttgtgaaCCGTCCCTCGAACCTTTGCTGGGTATAAATGTTTTGCTTGGCATGGGACTCAACGGCTGTCCCCAGAATTTAAGCGTCGACAACAATTTATAATAGGCCACGCGATACGTACGGTTACTAGCGGCGTAAATAAACGGATTGATAACACTCGACGCCCATGCCAGAATGGAGCCCAGAATTTGAATCCACGGATATTGATCGTCTTCCATGATAACATTCACCAACATCAGCGGCAAAAAGCATACCAAAAAGcagatgaaaattatgaacatCATGGCAGTTAACCGAGAATCTTCTCGATCACGAATCCGGCACGATCCATTCGTCTTTCTGGTTACAGTATTGTGTTTGTTGAGCTTTTGACGCTGTTTCCGGACAATGGAATAAATGCATGAATAGGAGGTGATGATCACAACACAAGGAATCAGAAAGCCAACGACAAATATGAATTTCTTGATCGAATTTCCGTCTTTCGGTAAAATGGTGCAAGAAAAGGTTGCCTCTTGTAAGCCCAGCTTACCCCATTTTTCTAACAGTGGCGGTatctgaaacatttttttttttcatttttactatTTGATTTAGTTAGTACGTGATAGCCAACCATACCATAATACCAATTGAGAAAATCCACACAAGTAACAATTGAAGTGCAATACTCCACGGACGGTACATTCTTGCGTAGTGTTTCTGGAATGCGATCAATATGAACCTGAAATTGAGTCGGTTTTTACTTCGtttctaattttcatttcaaatttataaagTTACCGATTCACTGTAATACCGACCATGCTCAGCAATGAAACGGCTACGTTAGAATAGAAAATAACCGGAAACAGTTTGCATAGTGCGTCCCCAAACGTCCACGCCTAAAGAAGAAAAGTTGATGTGTGTTAGTGAAGCAAATATTGTAGATTCCATTGGATGATGCGAGAGTAATTCCTGACATGAGGTAATAGATATGTTATAAAAGCAAACTCACTAGCGTGTTTATTGAGTAACCAGCTTCGGTAATTGTCTTTTCAAGAAGCTTAGATTTTGTACTTCCTAGCCGATGGTGAGGTTTAAAGTTAAAGTTTAA contains the following coding sequences:
- the LOC119078897 gene encoding protein trapped in endoderm-1-like, coding for MTSVVVYPHAATVFAAVCACIFIVVGVLGNLITIVALLRNSKLRSHATTAFVLSLCASDLLFCTISLPLTASRYVHKAWTFGDALCKLFPVIFYSNVAVSLLSMVGITVNRFILIAFQKHYARMYRPWSIALQLLLVWIFSIGIMIPPLLEKWGKLGLQEATFSCTILPKDGNSIKKFIFVVGFLIPCVVIITSYSCIYSIVRKQRQKLNKHNTVTRKTNGSCRIRDREDSRLTAMMFIIFICFLVCFLPLMLVNVIMEDDQYPWIQILGSILAWASSVINPFIYAASNRTYRVAYYKLLSTLKFWGQPLSPMPSKTFIPSKGSRDGSQNNNSGSLNTTKEKVHTLDIKNGTSGMAV